The following are encoded together in the Thalassoroseus pseudoceratinae genome:
- a CDS encoding glycosyltransferase family 2 protein: MSISVVIPCYNREDSIGLAIESACNQSQAPMEILVVDDGSTDSSAQVAGKFGSLVRVIRQANAGAAAARNRGIAEAMGEWIAFLDSDDIWSPNKLEKELQVAKRFPNAELIFCDTRTVRGEREIMTSRFALGGVRGSEVEHDGKFARYDRSIFLSMLDNSRVITSAVLVRRKLPELWFPEHIWGSEDWGLWLNLALRYPLASIDEVLVTMSAGEDNLTRSISRLMRNDVKLLQELRNDPLLNTDEVAAVEQTLQGRYFAAMYHALRAGETEISRSFLKRIARGKVGWLAYWRYLVASYMPGQLLRSIYGGSESLRAESGFSD, encoded by the coding sequence GTGAGCATTTCCGTTGTCATCCCTTGTTATAACCGGGAAGATTCAATCGGCTTAGCCATTGAAAGTGCATGCAATCAATCGCAGGCACCAATGGAGATCCTTGTTGTGGACGATGGCTCGACCGATTCGTCGGCTCAAGTTGCAGGGAAGTTCGGTTCCCTGGTGCGGGTTATCCGCCAAGCCAATGCGGGAGCGGCAGCTGCACGAAACCGAGGAATCGCTGAGGCAATGGGTGAATGGATTGCGTTTCTCGATAGCGACGACATCTGGTCTCCAAACAAACTTGAAAAGGAGTTACAGGTGGCGAAGCGATTTCCAAACGCAGAATTGATCTTCTGTGATACACGAACGGTGCGTGGTGAGCGGGAGATTATGACCAGCCGTTTTGCCCTGGGTGGGGTGCGTGGCAGTGAGGTGGAGCATGACGGAAAATTTGCCCGCTATGACCGGTCAATATTTTTGTCCATGTTAGACAACAGCCGGGTGATCACCTCTGCAGTACTTGTGCGGCGTAAATTGCCCGAATTGTGGTTTCCGGAACACATTTGGGGTTCCGAAGATTGGGGCTTATGGTTGAATCTTGCGTTGCGGTATCCTCTAGCCTCAATCGATGAAGTTCTCGTAACGATGAGTGCTGGTGAAGACAATTTAACTCGTAGCATCTCACGATTGATGCGCAACGATGTCAAACTTTTGCAAGAGTTGCGGAACGACCCACTCCTGAACACGGATGAAGTTGCCGCGGTTGAACAGACTCTACAGGGGCGGTACTTTGCGGCCATGTATCATGCATTGCGGGCTGGGGAAACCGAGATTAGTCGAAGCTTCCTTAAACGAATTGCACGAGGGAAAGTCGGTTGGCTCGCGTATTGGCGATACTTGGTGGCGTCTTACATGCCGGGCCAACTTCTAAGAAGCATTTATGGTGGTTCTGAAAGTCTGCGTGCCGAGTCCGGATTTAGCGATTAG